The Haloplanus sp. CK5-1 genome contains a region encoding:
- a CDS encoding ISH3 family transposase, which yields MEFPRLKRILTDPDEYISSSQLKSLSMELLELIPMEGIEGSGLDSEEIMEVVLRAAVDTTSVNGVTTNTEDTPNREPVMDWLHTLEKEPMLDAVNDILALVAMTVLDRGGSRTICLDFMDNPFHGHPDDEDEFRRMEARDGTTKCHRYCTAFVIAQGKPLTLAVEPVDGEDSKADAVERVLARVETYPFETDQILMDRDAFVGELIGILRETAPPVFPVITRKDSLRKKLSKAASHMTEETICEGKEHEQTYPLAVNVTYQNGDRGKSGVKATGYAAYGLEDRTPAQVATTYNKRSRIEKSYEKFREARALTTTPSTTIRLFYVGVGFLLEQLWLVLQWAVLARPRRGGRALPKTFAFGDAFLHGIERVLDDELGWKEKYRTNGEGLPAGYEHGLG from the coding sequence ATGGAGTTCCCAAGACTCAAACGCATCCTCACAGATCCGGACGAGTACATTTCGAGCAGCCAGTTGAAGTCTCTTAGCATGGAGTTGCTTGAGCTGATACCGATGGAAGGAATCGAGGGCTCCGGCCTCGATTCCGAGGAAATCATGGAAGTCGTCTTACGAGCTGCTGTTGACACAACCTCCGTCAACGGTGTCACGACGAACACTGAGGACACGCCAAACCGCGAGCCAGTGATGGACTGGTTGCACACCTTGGAGAAAGAGCCGATGCTTGATGCTGTCAACGATATCCTCGCACTGGTGGCGATGACGGTTCTCGACCGCGGCGGGTCGAGAACCATCTGTCTGGACTTCATGGACAATCCGTTCCACGGTCATCCAGACGACGAGGACGAGTTCAGGAGAATGGAAGCACGAGATGGAACCACGAAGTGTCACCGGTACTGTACTGCGTTCGTCATCGCGCAGGGAAAGCCACTCACACTGGCGGTTGAACCAGTTGACGGCGAGGACAGCAAGGCCGACGCGGTCGAGCGCGTGCTCGCCCGCGTCGAAACATACCCATTCGAGACCGACCAGATCCTCATGGACAGGGACGCCTTTGTCGGGGAGTTAATCGGTATTCTTCGGGAGACAGCACCGCCAGTCTTTCCGGTCATAACCCGGAAAGACTCGCTCCGGAAGAAACTCTCCAAGGCCGCGTCACACATGACCGAAGAGACGATTTGCGAAGGGAAAGAGCACGAACAGACGTATCCACTGGCGGTGAACGTTACCTATCAGAACGGTGACCGCGGAAAGTCTGGTGTGAAAGCGACAGGATACGCGGCGTACGGTCTGGAAGACCGCACGCCCGCGCAAGTCGCTACGACCTACAACAAGCGTTCACGGATAGAGAAGAGCTACGAGAAGTTCCGAGAAGCGCGTGCCCTGACAACAACGCCATCGACGACAATCCGGCTGTTCTACGTGGGCGTGGGGTTTCTGTTAGAGCAGTTGTGGCTCGTGTTACAGTGGGCCGTGCTCGCCCGACCACGGCGGGGCGGGCGAGCACTTCCGAAAACATTCGCGTTTGGTGACGCGTTTTTGCACGGGATCGAACGGGTGTTAGACGACGAACTCGGCTGGAAAGAGAAGTACCGGACTAACGGAGAAGGACTGCCAGCAGGATACGAACACGGACTCGGTTGA